A genome region from Salvelinus namaycush isolate Seneca unplaced genomic scaffold, SaNama_1.0 Scaffold4059, whole genome shotgun sequence includes the following:
- the LOC120041103 gene encoding cylicin-2-like — translation MCNCRYCSTHPGGPQRVPLEAADGALKSGWSRREVLEDYYERWVRLSPHVLGHSKAHVAKLVGELVRAGRATGGIPESSLAFRGDFLQVGSSYEEHKVGAPDYYDILVPLKIPRELKLEPRVYRGERRGEEKKDERGEEKGEGKSDVRGEEKKEKGDTRAEENNKRVEVKENWRKSGKGEGKGDVREQRGEVKENGRNSGKGEGKGDVREEREEVKENGRKSGKGEGKGDVREERGEVKENGRKSGKGEGKGDVREERGEVKENGRKRM, via the exons ATGTGTAACTGCAGGTACTGCTCCACCCACCCAGGAGGGCCCCAGAGGGTGCCTCTCGAGGCCGCTGACGGGGCTCTGAAATCGGGTTGGTCTCGTCGAGAGGTCCTGGAGGACTACTACGAGCGCTGGGTGCGTCTGTCTCCTCACGTCCTGGGGCACAGCAAGGCCCACGTGGCCAAACTGGTCGGGGAGCTGGTCAGAGCCGGACGTGCCACTGGAGGTATCCCAGAGTCCTCTCTGGCGTTCCGGGGAGACTTCCTGCAG GTGGGCAGTTCATACGAGGAGCACAAGGTGGGCGCTCCAGATTACTATGATATCCTGGTACCTCTGAAGATTCCCCGAGAACTGAAATTGGAGCCACGAGTatacagaggggagaggaggggggaggagaagaaggacgagagaggagaggagaagggggagggcaAGAGTGATGTGAGGGGTGAGGAGAAAAAAGAGAAGGGGGACACGAGAGCTGAGGAAAATAACAAGAGGGTGGAGGTTAAAGAGAACTGGAGAAAGTCAGGGAAAGGGGAGGGCAAGGGAGATGTGAGGGAGCAGAGGGGGGAGGTTAAAGAGAACGGGAGAAATTCAGGGAAAGGGGAGGGCAAGGGGGacgtgagggaggagagggaggaggttaaAGAGAACGGGAGAAAGTCGGGGAAGGGGGAGGGCAAGGGGgatgtgagggaggagaggggggaggttaAAGAGAACGGGAGAAAGTCAGGGAAGGGGGAGGGCAAGGGGgatgtgagggaggagaggggggaggttaAAGAGAACGGGAGAAA GAGGATGTGA